The nucleotide sequence CGGCATCCAGCATTTTTTGATGCCAATATTGCTTCTGCGATTGGTATTCTTCCGGCTCCAGCGCGACCCAACGGTCGAAGTTGGCCAGCGCGGTCAGCCGAATGGTTCCTTCAGCAGGCTGTGGCGTTTTGGCATTTTCGGGTGCGATACTTTCGACGGCCGCCGAGTAATCGTAATTATTCGGCGAGCACATGATGCCGCTTTGCACATCGGCGAAATCATCGGGCCGGGAGTAATGGAATTGCGGCGAATTGTTGTAGAACACAATGGTATCGGAAAATCCCAAATCACGCGGCTGGCAATCGAGCGTGCAGATCGATTCGATGAAGGTCATATTTCCCGCTGAGCTGACAGCCGGTGATGAATCCGTCGAGTATGCATTGCGTTCGTCTGATTTCGTCTCGTTAGCCCCCACGACAACCGCGGCTGGCCGTCGCACTGAAGCACACAGCCGCATCGTTTCGTTCCAACCGGCCGATGAAATCACTTGCTTAGCCGCCAACTCCGTGCCATCGTCCAATCGCACGCCTTCGATTTCGCTTGCATCGCCAACAATTTGCTGCACGCCGGAGCGTAATTTCAGTTCTCCGCCAAGCTCCTTGAACCGCCGCGCCAGCGGTCTTAAAATGGTGCGAATGCCACCCCGCGGCCGGCACAACCCTTCCAAAAAAATTGCCCGAAACAACACGCTGAACGAGCCCCAGTCCATGTCGTGTTCGGTCGCGCTGCCGTAAAACATGACCGGGCACAACAGCATTTCGATCAATTGCGGATTGCTCAACTTGTCTGCCAAAACTTCCCGCGCCGAAGCGGCTGCCGCCGCCGATTGCAGTTGATCGTAATCCAACAGCGCAGCGAGCAAACGCTGATAATTCTCGCGCTGGCCGGGAAAAGCCCGCTCGATTTCCGCCGCCAAAAGCGCCGAGTCGTTATTGA is from Pirellulales bacterium and encodes:
- a CDS encoding NAD(P)/FAD-dependent oxidoreductase, whose product is MYDVIIIGAGMSGLAAGIRLAMFDRRVCILERHYAIGGLNSYYRLDGRNYDVGLHALTNFAPRGAKRGPLPRLLRQLRIGWDDFELAEQNGSVIAFPDVRLRFNNDSALLAAEIERAFPGQRENYQRLLAALLDYDQLQSAAAAASAREVLADKLSNPQLIEMLLCPVMFYGSATEHDMDWGSFSVLFRAIFLEGLCRPRGGIRTILRPLARRFKELGGELKLRSGVQQIVGDASEIEGVRLDDGTELAAKQVISSAGWNETMRLCASVRRPAAVVVGANETKSDERNAYSTDSSPAVSSAGNMTFIESICTLDCQPRDLGFSDTIVFYNNSPQFHYSRPDDFADVQSGIMCSPNNYDYSAAVESIAPENAKTPQPAEGTIRLTALANFDRWVALEPEEYQSQKQYWHQKMLDAAARFLPDLHRHVVAHDTFTPTTIRHFTGHDRGAVYGAPQKRYDATTHLERLWVCGADQGYVGIVGALTSGIQVANMLLR